cctccaaattttttgtgcagccctttaaaAGCAcaaggaactcctagttagaatttggggatttttatgactttttgatatatttagttactttatttcatttacttgaatttttttcgaaaaatataattttgaactgcacgtggtacgaataatggaatttaatgattcaaaaaatgatagtcctgttactgagtgtagtgtgaggccgtatccaggaacgtacccgaaatttcggacatcttgttcacgaaacatgaccgcgaacttgcgtgcgaagtgtttttaaattctataaaaagcaaacgaagtccaaaaatcatgaaacttgttgagatgtcgtgatatcatatgtggaggctatgataaaaattttagaagatttcgtgtacgttgtcacgtacgatgcttacaaaccaggacatctctacatgtgatatctgatatcacatgtagagatgtcctggtttgtaaacatcgtacgtgacaacgtatacgaaatcttctgaaatttttatcatagcgtccacatatgatatcacgacatctcaacaagtttcatgattttcggacttcgtttgctttttatagaatttaaaaacactttgcacgcaagttcgcggtcatgtttcgtgaacaagatatccgaaatttcgggtacgttcctggatacggcctcacactacactcagtaacatgactatcattttttgaatcattaaattccattattcgtaccacgtgcagttcaaaattatattttttcaaaaaaattcaagtaaatgaaataaagtaactaaatatatcaaaaagccataaaaatccccaaattcttgctaggagttcctggtgcttttaaagggctgcacaaaaaaattggaggccaaaaacaaaaaaaaactttgccgagttccgggcatggcactcggcaaagggggtctttgccgagtgtcacggataaagcactcggcaaagagggtttggattttttttaaaaaaatttcctctttaccgagtgtcttcatagggcactcggcaaagacatttaaaaaaaattaaatctttgccgagtgccgggccaggggcactcggcaaagtatttttttccaaaaaaaaagacattttttttaaaaaaatctttgccgagtaccaaatctgggacactcggcaaagaatttttttttaaataaatctttgccgagtgcctaacagcaggcactcggcaaagaagaacgtggccgaacaccgttacgcgggtcagcctatgccgagtgctgctcttttgccgagagtctggcactcggcgaagaagtcttttgccgagtgcatttttttgccgagtgcccggcactcggcaaagaaatctttgtcgagtgcaattctttgccgagtgcagcactcggcaaagaaggtctttgccgagtgctcgatttttaacactcggcaaagaattttgcactcggcaaagtctctgtttccagtagtgaatgTCCTGTTTTCGTGATCTCTAGCGTCCGACTTGACTCCAATCTTTGTggcttgaacttgcttgattttCTAGGTCTTCTATGTTGCTTCTAtggtctttcttgaggtgttaattaccggatcatcatgtcacctttgtccaagtcacatttgcaccctattggactacaaaacaaacacttgcaaacacgttagtccaacttggtcatgttgatcatcaaacaccaaaatccaaactaaatgggccaatggtccattttccttacaacaacAAAGAGCATTCCCAAGATAGACAACAACAAAGTTGGTGATCTAGCAAAATCAGCAGGATAGAAGCTACCAGTCCCACTAGATGTATTTTATGAGATATTTGGGCGTTTTATCAGTGCAATCAGTAGCAAAGAATAGAGAGCACCAATAATGTCTTTCATCATGTAAATTACAAAACCTAAGAGCAACTCAGAATCGAAAACATGCTTCCAAATCATCAACTATAACCTTGTATGTATGTACGATCGCCATTACTTTCCTACATCTGGCCATGTGACCAAAGCACAAATGCCAAAGCACAAGTCAAGCACTACGAGGGATTCTATATGATGCCTAGAAATGCAAACAACTCAGGATCAACAACCAATCTAATATGCCCAACCTGACCATTATAGCAGTGGGGAATCGATTTAGTTGGACCATTACCTATGGCAGTAGTGGAAAACTTACGGTGCATAGTATATAAAGTGGATTAAAGTAAAGCCCCTAGCAACAATCACTTCCATAGGGATAAAAAAGTTCTTTGGGCAGCAAATTGTATGATATTTCAAAGCACCAAGGGTCCTCACCTTAGACAATGGATAAAAAAGTTCTTTGGGCAGCGTGTAAAGTTGGCCCGTCAATTAGTTATGCGCTGTTGATCAATCTCGATATAGCATCTTCACGTTTCTAACATAGTTTTGGATGGTTCATCGACATGCACTAGCAATTCCACAAGATTGCATGCACATCCCGTGCAGCGCAGATGACCATAACAGGTTAGTGGCAAAAAGTATAGCAGCTTATCGCTACCAATGAAGTTAGGATATACCTAATTTAATCTTAAAAGGTAAGGAACAGACTGCTTAGAGCTAGATCCTGCCTAATTGAACCAACTGGTGGAGCAATACAGTCGCCAGGTCACCTTGCTCGCTTATTGTTCTCAAATGGTCCAGTGATTTAGTGTGGTTGCTCACGGTCTTTAGTCGTTCTGCATATGATCCCTCCACGTTCTGCGAAGTTAACCGCTGAACGGCCGGTAGACCTTGAGCGCGTCGATCACATCGGCAATGGATCCTGCCGCGGCGGCGATGGAGACAAGAAGACAGCTGACGCTGAGTGTCTGGAGACAGATCCACTTGGTGCTGCCGCGCGGCACGCGGTGCTGCTTGATGTACATCTCGACGGGGAAGTAGACGGTGAGCGGCCAGAAGGAGACGGCGCCAAGGAGCCCCACCACGTCACCGAAGAATGGCAGCAGCATGGCCACGACGGTGGTGACGCACACGAACGCCGAGCGCCATGTCAGGCGGAACACGCTGAGCGCGAAGGGACCCACGCGGAGCTCCCTGGAGATGAAGGCGCTGTCCGGCCAGGCGGTAGCCGCGCGGCGCTCGACGAAGGCAAAGATAGGCTGGCAGAACACCTGGTAGGCGCCGACGAGGTGGACGACGATGGCGATGTTGGCGATGTCGAGAAGCCAGAAAGGCTCGtagaagccaaagccggtgaggAGGTTATCTGGCGCGTTATCACCGAACGCTGCGTACCCCATGCATCCACACAGCATGTAGAATATCGTCGTCGTCGCCACGCTTAGACGCGTCGCCTTCTGCATCACCTTCGACTCCGACGGTGGTGGTGCCTTGATCGTGTCCTGAGCAAGAACCAGAGCAGACTTGGTTAGAAACAGGGGAATCCAGTCGCAGAGAACAGAACAGTGGAGCTGAAGAGGGGATGGTTGCTTACTTGGATTTCGATGAGGATGTTGGAGAAGGAGTAGGCGAAGGCGATGTCGCCGAAGGCCTGAAGGGTGTGCCAGATCTTCTGTGTGGAGGTGACGCTGGCGCCGATGCTGACGCCAGTGAGGCTGCCCTTGAACCCACCATTGGCTGCAAACGATTGCATCGATTGAGCACATGTCGGTAACCAAGAATCCAACAATCCTAGTCACATGCAGCATGAGTACCTAACCAATCCGATTGAAGAATCAATAACTTACAGATGGTCTGTGCGATGCCGAGGGAGAGCCCGATGGAAGAATAAGTGAAGGACATGACGGCGGCCACAATGGAGAGCCACCAAATCTGATCAAAGTCCGGTATCTGCGAGAAGAGAATCTGCACAACGCCGAAGAGGATCATGTACGGCGTGCTGGAGCTCTTGCAGGGATCGGCATGTCCGTGGGTGTGGAAGCACCCAGCTCTCCTGATGGCCTTCATGCTGATGGACGACGCGATGGTGTACCCGATGGCGACGCCGACGAGGTTGGCGTACTGGATCACGCCGCAGAACACGACCTTGGCGCCGCCGAGGTTGGAGCGCACGGCGTCCATGTAGGTGTAGTTTCGCTTGCCCGTCTCCGGATCACCCGTGCGGTAGCACTCGGCGAGCAGCGTGGCGGTGTAGTAGGTGACGATGGCGAAGAGGAGCATCGCGGTAGGGCCGGCGACCCAGCCGAGCTGCGCGATGGCCCAGGCCAGGGAGAGCACGCCGGAGCCGATGACGGCGGTGATGATGTGCGCGCTGGCCGTCCAGAACGTGCCGGTGCGGCGCGGGCGGCCGTCGTCGTCCAGCCACTCGGCAGCACTGGCGTTGCCGGCCTCGACTGACACCTCCATGGGCGCAACGGAGTGCATGTTATTCACTACGTTGTGCGCTGCCGGTGCCATGGCCACTGAGCGAGCGACCTCCGGCTGATCCCTCTCTGGgatttcttcctcttcctccttgtCGGAGTGGAAGAGCGCAGGAGGCAAGCGCTTGCGATTGATGAGGCAGCTAGCTAGGTGATGCGAGAGGCTGTGTGGGAGAAGGGTGCTGATGGATGATGCTATATATAGAGAGAGCCCGAGAGCAGAGAGTAGGCAGATGTCTCTCTGCGTCTGGTTTCTGGTCAGCGCTGCCGTTTGCGCGCGCCCATGCGCTCTTGTCTTTAAATTCCTCTCTTTATTGGAgtagatttatttatttatttccctttttcttttctcactttttttaattctttgcggCTGTGCCCTGTTGGACTTTAAGTGCTTGGTTACATCACTCCTTGGACTTTTGCTGCTGTGCCTCTGGTCAACGATGTTGGACTCTGGTATGGGTCACCGTGTGCTTAGCATTGTCTTGTGTCAGCCATTGATGAAACATACTCTTGTCGTAAGTATcccttcattctaaattatacgTCATTTTAGTTTTCTTgaagagtcaaaacatctcaagtttgactaaatttatataataaaataataacatttatgataccaactaagtatattcttcattaattatattttcataccTATTTAATGTCATAATCTTTGTAactctctctataattttagtcaaacttaagatgttttgactcttcaagaaagttggaatgaccAGAATAGAGGAAGTATATGTGAAAGCCTTCATTATTGTCAAAaactttttgaatattttttttattttatgaataAATAAAAATAGCTGGGTTTGCTTTGAATTGTTTGGGAAAATATAAACTTTTTTATGTTTTAGACTGGTGATGTGTGGGTGTAATTGGCGTGTTAGCCACTGCGTCAATGTCCGAAATgatcttctctctctttttggcaTGAATGGACTGAAAGAGTTAGTAGGCAAAAACACTAAGATACTACTTCTGTCTCAAAAAAACTTGAAGTTTGAGATTTTTATGACAGATTACCCCTATACTCCTATTTGTTGAAGATGAATCATGCTAATTAAGAAATATATGTCCCTTATTAAAAGGAATGAATGGAGACATGCAACCACAATCTCAAGTTGATATGAGCCAAATCTATTGTCCAAAAGCTaaaacatactccctccattacaaattataagtcattccaactttcttgaGAGCCAAAGCATCttaaagtttgactaaaattatagagaaaattacaaagatttatgacatcaaataggtatgctataaaaatataattagtgaagaatctaatgatacttattgggtatcataaatgttattatttttctatataaatttggtcaaacctaaGATGCattgactctccaagaaagttgACTTCTAATTTGGGACGGAAGGACTAACTTTTAATTGATTGCTTGCTTGGACCTCGGATAACAAACCTTGATTAGAAATGGACATCCTGTGCACCAAATCCGATTTTAATGCAGCTAGAAGAATTACTCTTGGGGGGCGTTTAGATCCTTTCATTTGGAgaaattgaaatctacttaataaattaggctatttggcttgggaTTTTACATTCCACTACTTTCTAAAGTTCgcatataagcctatctcaaattcatatcaaattcatagggtgagaTATGCACGCTCTTCAACTCGTTCCCTTAAggtagaaatgcaacacataagtatTTCTCTCGTATAGCCtataataatatacaaatataatccatatacaaccatattatcttaattaatatgtgtctaaattataattattaaaatgaattcaattacAAGAATTAAATGGGGCCAGCGATGTCATCATTTTGAAATTCGGCCTGGATGGATGGCGTGTGCCCAAATGATTGATGCCGCTATTTTTTCAattagtacgagggagaacaaAACTACACAAACAAGCTTTGAGAGGAAACACATGGGTGAGGGGCGACATCAATCTTTTGGCGACCAATTCAGCTCGGAACTTCTCTATATGTTTGCTCAACTCTGGGAAAATTAAAATCACAAGTGGTGGAGCACTGGAACTAAAGCCGGATGTTGAAGATCAAATCACTTGGAAGCTCACTGTGTCTGCAGAATGCTTGGCTTAATCGGCGTACATGGCGTAATTCCTTGGATTGGTAAACACGGAGTTGGACAAGCTGGTCTAGAAAACATGGGCACCTCCGAACTGCATGTTTTTTCGCCTCTGGACACTGTCGCCTTCCTCTCGCAGTTAGCCAAACCAATGCAACAAGTCTTTCAGTCTTTGCCCTAGAGCAGATGAGTCGTCAAAGAAAAAATGGTCGTTTGTCGGGGACTCTCCAGaaggtactccctccatccctaaaCGTCCATTtttcgagaaacaactttaactaaatgtatattaaaaatattaatatttataatacataattagtattattagatagatatttgaatctagttttttaataaatttatttggagatagaaatgttgcacgtattttctataaaatcGAGTCAAAGTTATCGACACACAAATCGTGGTAACTaacatttagggacggagggagtatatattagTACGTACTTTAATAACCAAGAAAGAAAGTCGTGTTTTGGTTTACGGTGATGTGAGCATTCTTCGAATGGAAAAACGCTACTACAAAGCATACCtatatcaaataaatacttaaATGATAATAATATCATGGTTAGTTACGTATACTAATCTCCGGAAAAGTATTGGTTAATGATACATATACAAGGATACCGTACTAATTTTCAGAATTCGCTAGTCTACCAAATGATGTGACTATAGAAGTACTCCGTCCCTTTTAATTTATAGGTTATTTTAGCTTTTCTGGATCGGTAACGCTCTCTAACGAGTGTCCGTGTGGCCGGACGCATGCCTTTGCTGGGCCTACGGACCAGATCTGACCAGCGGCAAACTCCCCTCCTGGCTTCTccaattaaaaaaaatctagatGCTTCCCTTTCTTGTTCGACCGCTACGGCCGATTCCACAACGCTCGTTCATCGCAGGCACCGCACCCCGTCCGTCGTGACCTTTCTCCAGTGTAGGGGCACCACGCTGTGGGCACCGCACCCCGTCCGCCGCCGCCTTTCTCCAGCGTATGGGCGTCGCACCGCAGGCATGGCACGCACCCACCCATTGCAGCCTTCTCCAGTGCGGGGTCGCTCGCCGCGGTCACTTTCACTTGCCCACACGCTGGCACAAACCTCCCCCCCCCCACTTCGCGCTAGCGTCGATCGAGCTCCATGCGGCATCAAGCTCTGCGTGCCGACGAGCTTCCATTCGTCGAAGCAACAAGTAGATGTTGCGCTaaaaatgcatgttgcaagcgtatgtttcaagtgtttcatgtgtgttggatagttgcaatggctatacacgtatatgttgcaattgtatgttcCAAAATGTTATCAACtatttttagatgtatgttgtaagtgtatgtcttctaaatgtttcagctatctcagatgtatgttgcaactgtttcatataaatattgcaagtgtttcatctagatgttgcaaaagtggatATGAATGTTCCATGTGCTGCAATGACTATACAGTTATGTTTCAAATGTATactgcatatgttgtaatggtagGACCGATGTTACAGAGGAGATAAAATGGGAGCGGAGCGCGGCGGAGGACAGGACATGATGGGGGATGGCGGCGCTACGAGGTAAGGGGTGTGGCGTGGCCATGGCATGATGCGGGCGCGAGCATGGCGGAGGACAAGGCACGGCAGGGGAAAGGGCATGTCGGGCCATGGCGTGACGCGGTTGCGGTCGCGGCAGCAACGAGGATGCCGCAGACGCGGGCGCACTCTTAATTCTGTTTACAGCACGATCTTTTCCCGGCGCTCCTACTACGCAGGGCGCAGCAGGCGTGTTTTTGTTACGTGGGGACGGGATGATGGGGCGTGGGGAGTCGCTCGAACGCAAGCTGCGTCCGGACGCGCGCTGTTGCTGC
The sequence above is drawn from the Miscanthus floridulus cultivar M001 chromosome 15, ASM1932011v1, whole genome shotgun sequence genome and encodes:
- the LOC136507889 gene encoding amino acid permease 3-like, yielding MAPAAHNVVNNMHSVAPMEVSVEAGNASAAEWLDDDGRPRRTGTFWTASAHIITAVIGSGVLSLAWAIAQLGWVAGPTAMLLFAIVTYYTATLLAECYRTGDPETGKRNYTYMDAVRSNLGGAKVVFCGVIQYANLVGVAIGYTIASSISMKAIRRAGCFHTHGHADPCKSSSTPYMILFGVVQILFSQIPDFDQIWWLSIVAAVMSFTYSSIGLSLGIAQTISNGGFKGSLTGVSIGASVTSTQKIWHTLQAFGDIAFAYSFSNILIEIQDTIKAPPPSESKVMQKATRLSVATTTIFYMLCGCMGYAAFGDNAPDNLLTGFGFYEPFWLLDIANIAIVVHLVGAYQVFCQPIFAFVERRAATAWPDSAFISRELRVGPFALSVFRLTWRSAFVCVTTVVAMLLPFFGDVVGLLGAVSFWPLTVYFPVEMYIKQHRVPRGSTKWICLQTLSVSCLLVSIAAAAGSIADVIDALKVYRPFSG